The following are from one region of the Sorghum bicolor cultivar BTx623 chromosome 2, Sorghum_bicolor_NCBIv3, whole genome shotgun sequence genome:
- the LOC8054600 gene encoding protein SAWADEE HOMEODOMAIN HOMOLOG 2 isoform X2, whose protein sequence is MERRSVRFVPAEIARMEKLAADRNEQVFDNKFCQKLAEEFNRSAGRAGSKALQATQVQGWFLNKFPASATKPTCVPTACQEKTPASEVNVSVSEKRSAASEEKLVCPLLPKKSTSASEVNVSVSKKRSAASEEKLFPPDTSVSNNEDEVSPVFSLETRDMIPELDDLEFEAKSAKDSAWYDIAMFLAHRTNKAGEVEVRVRFEGFGADEDEWVNVKKFIRQRSIPLESSQCKSIVEGDLVLCFREGNDEALHFDAHVLEVTRKQHDIRGCRCVFLIEYDHDQSQERVSLRRLSRRPKYF, encoded by the exons ATGGAGCGGCGGTCCGTCCGCTTCGTGCCAGCCGAG ATTGCAAGGATGGAGAAATTGGCTGCAGATAGAAACGAGCAAGTCTTTGATAACAAGTTCTGCCAGAAGCTTGCAGAAGAATTTAA TCGTTCTGCTGGCCGTGCTGGAAGTAAAGCGTTACAGGCTACACAG GTTCAAGGATGGTTCCTTAATAAGTTTCCAGCATCAGCCACTAAACCTACTTGTGTGCCCACTGCTTGCCAAGAAAAGACTCCAGCCTCAGAAGTAAATGTATCAGTTTCTGAAAAAAGATCTGCAGCTTCTGAAGAAAAACTTGTGTGCCCACTGCTTCCCAAGAAAAGTACTTCAGCCTCAGAAGTAAATGTATCAGTTTCTAAAAAAAGATCTGCAGCTTCTGAAGAAAAACTTTTCCCTCCTGATACAAGTGTTTCAAACAATGAGGATGAGGTTTCTCCTGTTTTTTCATTAG aaactagagatatgattccTGAACTTGATGACCTGGAGTTTGAAGCCAAGTCTGCAAAGGATTCTGCCTG GTATGACATTGCCATGTTCTTGGCACATAGGACGAACAAGGCGGGTGAAGTA GAAGTCCGGGTGAGATTCGAGGGTTTTGGGGCTGATGAGGATGAGTGGGTGAATGTCAAGAAGTTCATCCGCCAGCGTTCCATTCCTCTGGAGTCCTCACAGTGCAAAAGCATTGTTGAAGGAGACCTTGTCCTCTGCTTCAGG GAGGGAAACGACGAGGCATTGCATTTCGATGCGCATGTTCTTGAGGTTACGCGGAAGCAGCATGATATTAGGGGGTGCAGATGTGTATTCCTTATTGAATACGATCATGACCAAAGCCAG GAGAGGGTGAGCCTGAGAAGATTGTCCCGGCGGCCAAAGTACTTCTGA
- the LOC8054600 gene encoding protein SAWADEE HOMEODOMAIN HOMOLOG 2 isoform X1, translating to MERRSVRFVPAEIARMEKLAADRNEQVFDNKFCQKLAEEFNRSAGRAGSKALQATQVQGWFLNKFPASATKPTCVPTACQEKTPASEVNVSVSEKRSAASEEKLVCPLLPKKSTSASEVNVSVSKKRSAASEEKLFPPDTSVSNNEDEVSPVFSLETRDMIPELDDLEFEAKSAKDSAWYDIAMFLAHRTNKAGEVEVRVRFEGFGADEDEWVNVKKFIRQRSIPLESSQCKSIVEGDLVLCFREGNDEEGNDEALHFDAHVLEVTRKQHDIRGCRCVFLIEYDHDQSQERVSLRRLSRRPKYF from the exons ATGGAGCGGCGGTCCGTCCGCTTCGTGCCAGCCGAG ATTGCAAGGATGGAGAAATTGGCTGCAGATAGAAACGAGCAAGTCTTTGATAACAAGTTCTGCCAGAAGCTTGCAGAAGAATTTAA TCGTTCTGCTGGCCGTGCTGGAAGTAAAGCGTTACAGGCTACACAG GTTCAAGGATGGTTCCTTAATAAGTTTCCAGCATCAGCCACTAAACCTACTTGTGTGCCCACTGCTTGCCAAGAAAAGACTCCAGCCTCAGAAGTAAATGTATCAGTTTCTGAAAAAAGATCTGCAGCTTCTGAAGAAAAACTTGTGTGCCCACTGCTTCCCAAGAAAAGTACTTCAGCCTCAGAAGTAAATGTATCAGTTTCTAAAAAAAGATCTGCAGCTTCTGAAGAAAAACTTTTCCCTCCTGATACAAGTGTTTCAAACAATGAGGATGAGGTTTCTCCTGTTTTTTCATTAG aaactagagatatgattccTGAACTTGATGACCTGGAGTTTGAAGCCAAGTCTGCAAAGGATTCTGCCTG GTATGACATTGCCATGTTCTTGGCACATAGGACGAACAAGGCGGGTGAAGTA GAAGTCCGGGTGAGATTCGAGGGTTTTGGGGCTGATGAGGATGAGTGGGTGAATGTCAAGAAGTTCATCCGCCAGCGTTCCATTCCTCTGGAGTCCTCACAGTGCAAAAGCATTGTTGAAGGAGACCTTGTCCTCTGCTTCAGG GAGGGAAACGACGAG GAGGGAAACGACGAGGCATTGCATTTCGATGCGCATGTTCTTGAGGTTACGCGGAAGCAGCATGATATTAGGGGGTGCAGATGTGTATTCCTTATTGAATACGATCATGACCAAAGCCAG GAGAGGGTGAGCCTGAGAAGATTGTCCCGGCGGCCAAAGTACTTCTGA